The sequence GAGGCAAAGACCGCGCGCGAGGCGGAAAAGGCCGAGCAGAAGCGTATCGAGGAAGAAGCCAAGGCCGCCGAAGCCGCGCGCATCGCCCGCGAGGCTGAGGAAGCGGTCGCCAGACAGGCTGAACTCGAAGCCGAGCAGAAGGCCAAGCGCGACGCGCGCTACGCGGCCCGCAAGGCCAAGCGGAAGTAACCTTCGCAGCTCACGTTCATTTGAATTTGAACTGGGACATCACTTTTCGGGGCGGCACGCATGACCGCCCCGAACGTTCGAGCGTGCGTCTGCCTTTC is a genomic window of Bradyrhizobium sp. CB1717 containing:
- a CDS encoding DUF6481 family protein; this encodes MSGFREPGFADRQKAAQDARKNLLNKFKSQPGPDDPAVAARRAEREALAAKRAEAKTAREAEKAEQKRIEEEAKAAEAARIAREAEEAVARQAELEAEQKAKRDARYAARKAKRK